TCTTGAACGGTTTTGTCGTCGGCCATTTCGACGGATGCCGCATCCAGGGCGCGGCGGATCTTGCCTTCATTGGCTTCGTGATCGCCGCGAATGAGCACGGCAACCGGTTCTTCATCGGCAACGTAGATCAACGTTTTGATCATCTGGGAGGGCTCACAGCCCAGAAGTTTGCTGACCTGTTCGATGCTGGTGGCTTCGGGAGTCGCTTGTTTTTCCAGCGTACCTGCATTCGCCGACGTCTTGATTTCGGGAGCTGTGCGACCTGTGTCAGCGCGTTCCATGTTGGCGGCATAGCCGGATGTTTCACAGTACACGATCGAATCTTCCCCGTTGTCGGCGGGAATCATGAATTCGTGAGACGCGTCGCCCCCAATCGGACCACTTTCGGCTTCGACAGGGAGGTATTTCAAACCGCAGCGTGCAAAAATCCGGCAGTACGCCCGATACATGCGGTCGTAGATTTCATCCAGTTGTTCAACCGAGGAGCTGAAGCTGTAAGCGTCTTTCATCAGGAATTCGCTCGTGCGTAAAACGCCGAAGCGGGGTCGCTCTTCATTTCGGAACTTGGTTTGAATCTGATACACGGTCAAAGGGAGTTGCTTGTAGCTACTGATGCAGTGACTCATTAAGTCGGTGACGACTTCTTCGTGAGTTGGCCCCAATGCCATGGGAATCTGGCGGTTGCCACGAGGGACGTCAAATTGAATCAAGACCGAACCGAAGGCTTCTTTACGATTCGTTCGTTCAAACAGTCCCAACGGTTGCAGGGCGGGCATGTGCAGTTCGGCGGCGTCAGCAGCGTTCATTTCTTCCCGGACAATCTGCGCTGCTTTCTGAATGGCTTTCCAGCCCAGTGGCAGATATGTATAAGCGCCGGCCATCAACTGGCGAATGAGCCCTGCGCGGAGCATTAACTGATGGCTGGGAATTTCCGCATCGGCGGGAACTTCTTTGATAGTCGGGATCAGGGTGTTTGACCAGCGCACGTTATTTCCTTAAGTATTTAATTTGAAAATGTTTACGTAGTTGGATGGGTCTCAGGTGAAGTCGGCGTCTCTCAACCTAAAGTACTCGGTCCAAATGGCCTGGGAGACGCTACAGTAAAACTGGACACAGTCTAGCAGAACAGATTCGTATTCAAAAGGTTCGGCCTGGACTGTCGGAAAAATATTCTCATTGCCCTAAGTATGGGCGAGAGAAAGTGTTGTTGTATTTTAATTGAGCTGGCAGAATCTCCGGTCAGTATGAAATTAGAAGCGGACAGAATCAAATGGGAGAGACTTTCAGAACGGACTGGTGTCGGACTTGTTGAGCAGAATCGAACGGCGTAAGATCGCTCTATTGTGTTTCTTAGCGAAACTTTAGATCGACAATAGCGTTTTAAAAGTGTTTCTGAAAGCCGACTCGAGATGTCTCGTCAATATATAAATCAGTTGAAAGATGGTGATACGGTCAATGAGGTTTTTCTGTTGGTTGATAAGCAGTTACGTGCCAACCGGAATGCCAGCCTGTTTTTATCAGCCGATTTGCGAGATTGTACCGGTGTCGTGAATGCCCGGATGTGGAATGTCGTTGAAGAACGGATGCAGCATTTTCAATCGGGAAATTACGTCCAGGCCAAAGGCAAGGTGCATCTGTTTCAGGGAACCTTGCAAATTATTCTGACTTATATCGAGCCCGTTTCCGCGGAAAATCTTGATCCCGCCGAGTTTCAACCACAGGCACCACAGGATGTGCAGCAGCTGCTGAGCAAACTCCGCGAGATGCTGTTGAGCATCGAAAACAATGAGATTCGCACGTTAATGGAGTGCTTTCTGGTTGATGAAGGGCTGATGGATGAATTCTGCAGAGCACCGGCGGGCGTCAAAACTCATCATGCCTATCATGGCGGGCTGATCGAGCATGTCGTCAATTTAATGGAGACAGCCCAGCGTGTGGCGGATTTGTATCCCAAAGCCGACATGAGTCTCTTGCTGGCGGGTGTCTTTTTGCATGATCTTGGCAAAGTGCGGGAGCTCGGTTACGAGAACGAATTCGTCTACACGGATGAAGGTCAATTATTAGGACACCTGATTATCGGTGTGGAGATGCTGACCGAGAAAATCAACGCTTATCAGGAAATGACGGGCGAATCGTTTCCGAAAGAGGCAGAACTGCGGCTGAAACATATGATTGTCAGTCATCATGGGACGTATGAATTTGGTAGTGCCCGCTTACCCATGACTCCCGAAGCGGTTGCCTTGCATCATCTCGATAACCTGGATGCCAAGGTCAATGAGTTTGCGCGATTCATTGACGACGACTTGAACTCCACATCGAACTGGACCCCCTATTCGCCCCGCTTGCAGCGAAAACTATTTAAGGGAATAACCGAGGACTGAGTTGATGCCCGATTTTGAGAAGAAAATTCTCGATTATGTAACCCGGCCCGGTTATACGCCCGTGCGTGAAAAAGCGCTGCTGAAAAAGGTGGGAGGTTCGAAGTCCACATCTGCGGAATTTGAGCAGGCAATCGAAACGCTGCGTTCCAGAAAGGATATTCTGGTTTCGGACTCGGGGCTGATTCGTCCGGTCAAAAAAGAGGGCTGGATTGCGGGAACCATTAAAAAGACCAGTTCTGGCGCGGGTTATCTGATTCCCCATCATAAACCGGATGATATCGCACACGACCAGCGTCACGCGGGCGATCTTTATATTTCTGAACGCGATCTGGGAGATGCCCATACGGGTGACGAAGTCTATGCCACGGTGATCAACCGCCGACGTAGCGGAGGCCAGATCTGCGGCCGGGTGGTGGAGATTATCGAACGGGCTTCGACGACTTTTGTTGGCACCTATTTTGAATCGCACGGCGAAGGTTATGTCCACGTGGACGGCAAAATTTTCAATTCTCCAATTCATGTAGGAGACCCGGGAGCCAAAGGAGTCAGTTCGGAAGACAAAGTGGTTATCGACATCCTGCATTTTCCTTCCAAGGATTATCTGGGGCAGGGCGTCATTTCCAAGGTGCTGGGTCCACACGGGAAGCCGGGCGTCGATCTGCTTTCGATCGTTTATGAATTCGGAATCCCGATGGAGTTTCCGGAAGAGGTGCTGAAAGAAGCCCGCGAGCAGGCCAGTCTGTTTGATGAAACAAAATTGGGAAACCGTCGCGATCTGACCAAAGAGACGATTGTGACGATCGACCCTGCCGATGCCCGCGATTTCGATGATGCGATTTCATTAACGCGAAACGAAAAAGGGCACTGGCTGTTAGGCGTGCATATTGCCGATGTGGCGCACTTCGTCAAAGAAGGTTCGATTCTGGATCGCGAAGCGAAGCGGCGGGGAACCAGCGTGTATCTGCCGGGCCAGGTGATTCCCATGTTGCCGGAAATCATCTCGAATGGATTGGCCAGCCTGCAGGAAGGTCAGAT
This genomic interval from Gimesia alba contains the following:
- a CDS encoding proline--tRNA ligase, giving the protein MRWSNTLIPTIKEVPADAEIPSHQLMLRAGLIRQLMAGAYTYLPLGWKAIQKAAQIVREEMNAADAAELHMPALQPLGLFERTNRKEAFGSVLIQFDVPRGNRQIPMALGPTHEEVVTDLMSHCISSYKQLPLTVYQIQTKFRNEERPRFGVLRTSEFLMKDAYSFSSSVEQLDEIYDRMYRAYCRIFARCGLKYLPVEAESGPIGGDASHEFMIPADNGEDSIVYCETSGYAANMERADTGRTAPEIKTSANAGTLEKQATPEATSIEQVSKLLGCEPSQMIKTLIYVADEEPVAVLIRGDHEANEGKIRRALDAASVEMADDKTVQEVTGAPTGFAGPVGIKCKIIADHDIPVIENAITGANEADSHLLNVNVGRDYQLETTYDLRNAEAGDPCPKSGAPLTIVHGIEVGHVFKLGTKYTEALDAQFLDEKEKRHPIIMGCYGIGVNRIVAGLAETRHDEKGLIWPLSIAPYEVLVIPLNTKDEEVMQTAERYYSELKAAGVDVLFDDRNARAGVKFNDADLIGIPYRVVIGGKGLKNGEIETKWRTAENAEMIAVDAGIAPILEALEAKKQEEYQAANVPE
- a CDS encoding 3'-5' exoribonuclease YhaM family protein; translated protein: MSRQYINQLKDGDTVNEVFLLVDKQLRANRNASLFLSADLRDCTGVVNARMWNVVEERMQHFQSGNYVQAKGKVHLFQGTLQIILTYIEPVSAENLDPAEFQPQAPQDVQQLLSKLREMLLSIENNEIRTLMECFLVDEGLMDEFCRAPAGVKTHHAYHGGLIEHVVNLMETAQRVADLYPKADMSLLLAGVFLHDLGKVRELGYENEFVYTDEGQLLGHLIIGVEMLTEKINAYQEMTGESFPKEAELRLKHMIVSHHGTYEFGSARLPMTPEAVALHHLDNLDAKVNEFARFIDDDLNSTSNWTPYSPRLQRKLFKGITED